ATTTCTCATCAAACGTAGTAAATAGATCTTGTGTCTCGTCGTTCACTCAACATCTCCTTTTTCCCACAGTGCCTCTATTCTACTTTCATCGTTTGTTAAAGGGATTTCTAATATTTTCTTTAAAATATTAACGGTTAATATCAAGTTATTATATGTTTTACTGACGCGACCGCCAACTAAAGCACGTCCCTCCCAAATCTTTGCGTTGTTTCTCAACCAATCAACGGCTGATAATTTCTGAAGGATTTCCTTCCAATTATTGGGGTACGACTTTAGCAATTCAGAACCGACAATGCCGATGGCATGCAATGCTATGCCATGTGCATGAATGTATTCACGCCGTAAGGTCGCAGTATCGACCTTCCTCGTTTTAGCCAATTGCCAATCTGGCATATGTTTTGATACTTCATTCCAAAACTCTATAGCAATTTCGTCATCTTCAGGAGAGATATCATCGTTATGTTTCTTCTGGAGAAATGATTGAGTTGCTTGATAAATACTGCTTAAGGTGAAAAGTTTGATTGATCGATTTGATATAGTAGATTTTTCCATTTCTGTCATTCCTGTAAATACTGGAACAGCAAATACAAGCTTCTTCGCAAGTTCAGACATAGGGTCACGGTAATCATATAAAATACCCAAAGACTTAGTGGGTCGAACAGCATGTTTATTAAGGTCAGCAAACATTTGTTGGCTGAATTTGAGTCCGGAATCAATAAAAAAAACAACAGAGATTGTTTCATCACCGATATTGGGACTTGACTTAAGGGCTTTCTCTATGGCCGCTCTTCTATGTTGCCCATCATTTATAAGAAATTTTGCGCTCATGGGGATTATTAATTTGCCCACGTCTCTATACATTCCACATTCT
This sequence is a window from Syntrophales bacterium. Protein-coding genes within it:
- the dndB gene encoding DNA sulfur modification protein DndB; the protein is MEAFYYHFLTLRGIQAGKEYYISMCPLKLIPKIFLFDEEELSPEMRAQRTLNKARIPEITKYITSNPKEYIFSSITASIDGDIRFEPIEECGMYRDVGKLIIPMSAKFLINDGQHRRAAIEKALKSSPNIGDETISVVFFIDSGLKFSQQMFADLNKHAVRPTKSLGILYDYRDPMSELAKKLVFAVPVFTGMTEMEKSTISNRSIKLFTLSSIYQATQSFLQKKHNDDISPEDDEIAIEFWNEVSKHMPDWQLAKTRKVDTATLRREYIHAHGIALHAIGIVGSELLKSYPNNWKEILQKLSAVDWLRNNAKIWEGRALVGGRVSKTYNNLILTVNILKKILEIPLTNDESRIEALWEKGDVE